One window of the Klebsiella sp. WP3-W18-ESBL-02 genome contains the following:
- a CDS encoding M48 family metallopeptidase: protein MKKRAMVLAFGATLLLSGCQNMDSNGLLNSGSGALQAFTLSDQQVQALSDQACKDMDSKATIAPADSAYTQRLNKIAAALGDNINGQPVNYKVYVAKDVNAFAMANGCIRVYSGLMDLMNDNEVEAVIGHEMGHVALGHVKKGMQVAIGTNALRAAAASAGGIVGNLSQSQLGDLGEKLVNSQFSQRQESEADDYSYDLLRKRGINPTGLATSFDKLSKLEDGRQSSMFDDHPATQERAQHIRDRLQADGIK from the coding sequence ATGAAAAAACGGGCGATGGTTCTGGCTTTTGGCGCAACCTTACTGCTTAGCGGCTGCCAGAATATGGATTCTAATGGCTTATTAAACTCCGGCTCCGGCGCACTGCAGGCGTTCACCCTGAGCGATCAACAGGTACAAGCCTTGAGTGACCAGGCCTGTAAAGATATGGACAGTAAAGCGACCATTGCCCCGGCCGATAGCGCTTATACCCAACGGTTGAATAAAATCGCCGCGGCGCTGGGCGATAACATTAACGGCCAGCCGGTGAACTACAAAGTCTACGTCGCGAAAGACGTCAACGCCTTTGCCATGGCTAACGGCTGTATTCGCGTCTATAGCGGCCTGATGGACTTAATGAACGACAACGAAGTCGAAGCGGTGATCGGCCATGAAATGGGCCACGTTGCGCTCGGCCACGTTAAGAAAGGCATGCAGGTTGCCATTGGCACCAACGCGCTACGCGCGGCGGCGGCCTCAGCGGGCGGTATCGTCGGCAACCTGTCGCAATCGCAGCTGGGCGATCTCGGCGAGAAGCTGGTGAACTCGCAGTTCTCACAGCGTCAGGAGTCAGAGGCAGACGACTACTCCTATGATTTGCTGCGCAAACGCGGCATTAACCCCACCGGGCTAGCGACCAGCTTCGACAAGCTGTCTAAGCTGGAAGACGGCCGCCAAAGCTCGATGTTCGATGATCACCCGGCAACCCAGGAACGCGCGCAGCACATCCGCGACCGTCTCCAGGCTGACGGCATTAAATAA
- a CDS encoding CehA/McbA family metallohydrolase — MDNLSTEHIEYVAHPYEQKRLIALPFDPGPDVERLEISYRVNDGNVVDLGLKIGEETLGWSGGARQHIAVSENFATPGYRRGALPRGKGYVLLGLHKITTVCRIQVEIVRYNKALRWLRGDTHMHSEHSDGKLSIAALIARARSLNHDFLCFTDHNTMTQNREIDGINVPQCLIPGMELTTQLGHVNFLGVAQPVHSFLPSFSAAEIAQKMAEARSNGAWIGINHPFCQHCPWLLPFINFDWLELWNGPWEATTHNEATFQYWLQQLRLGQNIAVTAGSDFHKEKSLTLPTLAVHSRSAERRDILHAIASGRSYMQSHDDIRLRRFAAGDAGAGDTTVSPALHVDLNVPAHHQVLLYTEKQVIELPHRSGVVQRDIHWANSRFAFLRVNDGSRAQLISNPIFRE, encoded by the coding sequence ATGGATAACCTCTCAACGGAGCATATTGAGTACGTCGCACATCCCTACGAACAAAAACGGCTTATCGCGCTGCCGTTCGATCCCGGGCCCGACGTTGAACGACTGGAAATCAGCTACCGCGTCAACGACGGTAACGTGGTCGATTTAGGACTAAAAATCGGTGAAGAAACCCTCGGCTGGAGTGGCGGAGCGCGGCAACACATTGCGGTCAGCGAAAACTTCGCCACGCCCGGCTACCGGCGAGGCGCGTTGCCCCGAGGTAAAGGATACGTGCTGCTGGGGCTGCATAAAATCACGACCGTGTGCCGCATTCAGGTCGAGATCGTGCGCTACAACAAGGCGCTACGCTGGCTGCGCGGGGATACACATATGCACTCCGAGCACAGCGACGGCAAGCTAAGCATAGCAGCGCTGATCGCCAGAGCTCGCTCACTTAATCACGATTTTCTCTGCTTTACCGACCATAACACCATGACGCAAAACCGGGAGATCGACGGCATCAACGTACCACAATGCCTGATTCCCGGTATGGAGCTCACCACCCAGCTCGGGCACGTCAACTTTCTCGGCGTTGCTCAGCCTGTGCACAGTTTTCTGCCCAGCTTCAGCGCAGCGGAGATCGCACAGAAGATGGCCGAAGCTCGCAGCAACGGCGCCTGGATTGGCATTAATCATCCGTTCTGCCAGCACTGCCCATGGCTGCTGCCCTTTATCAATTTCGACTGGCTTGAATTGTGGAACGGCCCCTGGGAGGCAACGACCCATAACGAAGCCACGTTTCAGTACTGGCTACAGCAGCTGCGCCTGGGGCAGAACATTGCCGTTACCGCCGGCAGCGATTTCCACAAAGAAAAATCGCTGACGCTGCCTACTCTTGCCGTGCACAGCCGCAGCGCTGAACGCCGCGACATTCTGCATGCCATCGCCAGCGGTCGCAGCTATATGCAGAGCCACGATGATATTCGGCTGCGGCGTTTTGCCGCCGGAGACGCCGGGGCCGGGGACACGACAGTAAGCCCGGCACTGCATGTCGATCTCAACGTGCCAGCCCACCACCAGGTGCTGCTCTATACCGAGAAGCAGGTGATTGAATTGCCGCACCGCAGCGGCGTAGTACAACGGGACATTCACTGGGCCAACAGCCGCTTTGCCTTTTTACGGGTGAACGATGGCTCCCGCGCCCAACTGATTAGCAACCCCATTTTCAGGGAGTGA
- a CDS encoding glycoside hydrolase family 38 C-terminal domain-containing protein — protein sequence MNDVRTIHAVSHTHWDREWYFSTLDTQLFALKAFSELIEALENNPRFVFHLDGQSSIFDDFIRLKPKMAERARRLVQQKRLLIGPWYTQPDLFNIATESMFRNLRIGIHHAREAGYCMSVLYLPDTFGSHAQLPQIARAFGLRHILLRRGYDPQLMGPTELCWEALNGDCATTVITPFGYSLAHPERGGRWRNFRPAHFDEETFPLITRMKALSASPDLLCPIGGDQVSCDADFDRLIAAVNALSEDRWEVSSYERYFATLASQTLPRWRGEFRTPRLSRVHKSIGSSRYDIKKANADAERCLTRLAEPMLALARRNGFSEGEEMLEQAWRWLLESHAHDSMGGCNSDETNRDVLHRCRQAQQIGEAIFSLHARQLLANLEIQTPYRFLVLNGTSSPAIDVRQQTLITPTAQFALIGENGEPIRVVVHRQRQVQLPRHVLLTPDGEVETEQQCWYYENIVDLLNVPVPPLGFALFYVAPSQRPMLFPLSCPEALAIENAHYHLSLRDNQLQLLEKNTGRRLTPLLQLRDISDDGDLYDFSPLPGDSGLLFSHFTLSEVQQHPWQQSLRLHAALRLPEGINDDRRARSDRLRVVNVTLTLTLEDDMLHGELTIENTVREHRMQLLFNTGQTIAAVCADVPFGTLTRTNQQIADSTDYAERPVDSEPFMHRLSPHADFHVFARGLKEYAYQGQQLRLTLFRGVGQLGKDDLLYRPGRASGQRQATPEGHLPGELSFHFALCLGTHSPAQLAVREQRFSAPGRLWQWQHDRTGLQRLDNFDVFIPERDIAHRQLLSHLPQGWVISGVDVLYGKTLVRLYNPSSEALTIPEDWRGYVCNALGEKIEKAVLRGNDHLTLDLSQLAHDRPV from the coding sequence ATGAACGACGTCCGCACCATCCACGCCGTCTCGCATACCCATTGGGATCGCGAATGGTATTTCTCCACGCTCGACACCCAGCTTTTCGCGCTCAAAGCCTTCAGCGAGCTCATTGAAGCGCTGGAAAACAACCCCCGCTTCGTTTTCCATCTTGATGGCCAGAGCTCAATCTTTGATGATTTTATTCGCCTTAAACCCAAAATGGCCGAGCGGGCGCGCAGGCTCGTTCAGCAAAAACGGCTGCTGATCGGCCCGTGGTACACCCAGCCGGATCTGTTTAACATCGCCACGGAATCGATGTTTCGTAACCTGCGCATCGGCATCCACCACGCGCGTGAAGCAGGCTACTGCATGTCGGTGCTGTACCTGCCGGACACCTTTGGCAGCCACGCCCAGTTGCCGCAGATTGCCCGCGCGTTCGGGCTGCGGCATATCCTGCTGCGCCGCGGTTACGATCCGCAACTGATGGGGCCAACGGAGCTGTGCTGGGAGGCGCTGAACGGCGATTGCGCCACCACCGTGATAACGCCCTTTGGCTACTCGCTTGCCCACCCCGAACGCGGTGGCCGCTGGCGCAACTTCCGCCCCGCGCATTTCGACGAAGAAACGTTCCCACTCATTACCCGCATGAAGGCGCTGTCGGCGTCGCCGGATCTCCTCTGCCCGATCGGCGGCGATCAGGTCAGCTGCGATGCTGACTTCGACCGGCTTATCGCCGCCGTTAACGCGCTTAGCGAAGACCGCTGGGAGGTCAGCAGCTATGAACGTTACTTCGCCACGCTGGCCAGTCAGACGCTGCCACGCTGGCGCGGTGAGTTTCGTACGCCGCGCCTTTCCCGGGTACACAAAAGCATTGGTTCTTCGCGTTACGACATTAAAAAAGCCAATGCAGATGCGGAAAGGTGCCTCACCCGGCTGGCAGAGCCCATGCTGGCGCTGGCACGGCGTAACGGCTTTAGCGAAGGTGAAGAGATGCTGGAGCAGGCGTGGCGATGGCTACTCGAGTCGCACGCCCACGACAGCATGGGCGGCTGCAACAGCGATGAAACCAACCGCGACGTGCTGCACCGTTGCCGTCAGGCGCAGCAAATCGGCGAGGCAATATTCAGCCTCCACGCTCGTCAGCTTCTGGCGAATCTTGAGATCCAAACGCCCTATCGCTTTCTGGTGCTCAACGGGACCAGCAGCCCCGCCATCGACGTCCGCCAACAGACGCTTATTACCCCCACGGCCCAATTTGCGCTCATCGGTGAGAATGGCGAACCGATACGCGTCGTGGTTCATCGACAGCGCCAGGTTCAACTACCGCGCCATGTTCTGCTGACGCCGGATGGCGAGGTCGAGACAGAACAACAGTGCTGGTACTACGAAAACATCGTCGACCTGCTCAACGTACCGGTGCCACCGCTGGGCTTCGCGCTCTTTTACGTCGCCCCCAGCCAGCGGCCGATGCTCTTTCCCCTCTCTTGCCCTGAGGCGTTGGCGATCGAAAATGCGCACTATCACCTGAGTCTGCGGGACAACCAGCTACAGCTGTTGGAGAAAAACACCGGCCGCAGGCTAACGCCGCTGCTGCAACTGCGCGATATCAGCGACGATGGCGATCTCTACGACTTTTCGCCCCTGCCCGGCGATAGCGGGCTGCTCTTCTCGCACTTCACCCTCAGCGAGGTTCAGCAGCATCCGTGGCAACAGTCTCTGCGCCTGCACGCCGCGCTGCGGCTGCCGGAAGGGATTAATGACGACCGACGGGCGCGTAGCGATCGCCTGCGCGTCGTTAACGTCACACTGACGCTGACCCTTGAAGACGATATGCTGCACGGCGAGCTGACTATCGAAAATACGGTACGCGAGCACCGTATGCAGCTGCTGTTCAATACCGGGCAAACCATCGCCGCGGTGTGCGCCGACGTGCCGTTTGGCACGCTCACGCGCACCAATCAGCAGATTGCCGATAGCACAGACTATGCGGAGCGCCCGGTTGATAGCGAACCCTTTATGCACCGGCTGAGCCCACACGCCGATTTTCACGTTTTCGCCCGCGGCCTGAAAGAATACGCCTATCAAGGGCAACAGCTTCGCCTGACGCTGTTTCGCGGCGTCGGCCAGCTTGGTAAAGACGATCTGCTGTATCGCCCTGGGCGCGCCTCCGGGCAGCGCCAGGCCACGCCGGAAGGTCATCTCCCCGGCGAGCTGAGTTTTCACTTTGCGCTGTGTCTCGGCACGCATTCCCCGGCGCAGCTGGCGGTACGCGAACAGCGCTTCAGCGCGCCGGGGCGACTGTGGCAATGGCAGCACGATCGAACGGGTCTTCAGCGCTTAGATAATTTTGATGTATTTATTCCCGAACGGGACATTGCCCACCGCCAGCTGCTGAGCCATTTGCCCCAGGGCTGGGTAATCAGCGGCGTTGACGTGCTGTACGGCAAAACGTTGGTGCGGCTGTATAACCCATCGTCAGAAGCCCTGACCATACCGGAAGACTGGCGCGGTTATGTCTGTAACGCGCTGGGAGAAAAAATAGAGAAAGCGGTTTTACGGGGCAACGATCATCTGACGCTTGACCTCAGCCAGCTGGCTCACGATAGGCCGGTCTGA
- a CDS encoding DUF5054 domain-containing protein, with protein sequence MQRVHIIYKTHLDIGFTDYAQTIEDKYLTEFIPAVIALAREVNAGAEKNFIWTCGSWLIHRYLQRAAPEDQARLCEAIAAGNIVWHGLPFTTHSELLTPTLMRHALSYSQALDARFQRRTIAAKMTDVPGHPQAIVPWLADAGLRYLHIGVNAASCPPDVPPLFIWKYGQRDIVVNYSFGGYGNETWCEALDELLVFCHAEDNCSPPTAADVMQLIERYRQRYPEAQVSASTLDAFAARVETLRPTLPIIDAEIGDTWNHGLASDPGKVSRYRRLSRRLQQEIVCPPEALDALLMVPEHTWGMDLKLHLPDYCHYLPEAFSAARAADSIHAPVPEKYASLSQFITQSPHQATRSYGHFARSWEEQRRYLDSACAHLPAPLCDIAGAGPIVAKGMATELRQFTFGDYDFALANDGSLSSLDVDGKPMLDAPFARLIYRQVGPQEYDHFRDRYLQNLDATAPWALSDFTRPGLELTPRPVTTQQVNFALKQVRFRGELNAWYVQATVRPDAAPGIELRLPEEIVLEYGFSKVRRALSLRVSIRGKQANRLAEEIWLQLGLANVGQSMCQKLGYPTDWFNVVRNGNANLHAVEFARTEQWTLEPLDAPLLALYQPKILCFGEPTASRVSLYGQLYNNIWGTNFPMWYDDDIHAKYRVYFKDKGEAQ encoded by the coding sequence ATGCAGCGCGTGCATATTATTTATAAAACGCATCTCGATATCGGCTTCACCGATTATGCCCAGACAATTGAAGATAAATACCTGACGGAGTTTATTCCGGCAGTGATAGCGCTTGCCCGCGAGGTGAACGCCGGAGCAGAGAAAAATTTTATCTGGACCTGCGGTTCCTGGCTTATCCACCGCTACCTGCAGCGCGCGGCTCCCGAGGATCAGGCCAGGCTTTGCGAGGCCATAGCGGCTGGCAACATCGTCTGGCACGGTCTGCCGTTTACCACCCACAGCGAGCTGTTGACGCCCACGCTGATGCGCCACGCGCTCTCCTATAGCCAGGCGCTGGACGCGCGTTTCCAGCGCCGGACGATTGCCGCGAAAATGACCGACGTCCCGGGTCACCCGCAGGCTATCGTGCCATGGCTAGCCGACGCCGGGCTGCGCTACCTGCATATTGGCGTGAATGCGGCCTCCTGCCCACCGGATGTTCCGCCGCTGTTTATCTGGAAATACGGCCAGCGCGACATCGTCGTCAACTACTCTTTCGGCGGCTACGGCAACGAAACCTGGTGTGAAGCGCTGGACGAGCTGCTGGTCTTTTGTCACGCCGAAGATAACTGTTCACCGCCGACGGCAGCCGACGTCATGCAGCTCATTGAACGCTACCGCCAGCGTTATCCCGAAGCACAGGTCAGTGCTTCGACGCTGGACGCGTTCGCCGCCCGCGTGGAAACCCTCCGCCCGACTCTGCCGATCATCGATGCTGAAATCGGCGATACCTGGAACCACGGGCTGGCCAGCGACCCGGGGAAAGTCAGCCGCTATCGCCGTTTAAGCCGCCGTCTGCAGCAGGAAATTGTCTGCCCGCCTGAGGCCCTTGATGCCCTTCTGATGGTGCCGGAGCATACCTGGGGAATGGATCTCAAACTGCATCTTCCCGATTACTGTCATTACCTGCCAGAAGCGTTCAGCGCCGCGCGCGCCGCGGACAGCATTCACGCCCCGGTGCCGGAAAAATATGCATCGCTGAGTCAGTTTATTACGCAGTCTCCCCACCAGGCCACCCGCAGCTATGGTCACTTTGCACGGTCGTGGGAAGAACAGCGACGCTATCTCGATAGCGCCTGCGCACATCTGCCCGCGCCGCTGTGTGACATCGCCGGAGCAGGCCCTATCGTCGCCAAAGGGATGGCAACCGAACTGCGTCAGTTCACCTTCGGCGACTACGACTTTGCCCTGGCGAATGACGGCAGCCTGTCGTCGCTCGACGTTGACGGCAAGCCGATGCTCGACGCTCCGTTTGCCCGCCTGATCTATCGGCAGGTCGGGCCGCAGGAGTATGACCATTTTCGCGACCGCTACCTGCAAAATCTCGATGCCACCGCCCCATGGGCGCTCTCTGACTTCACCCGGCCCGGTCTGGAGCTCACCCCACGTCCGGTCACCACTCAACAGGTCAACTTTGCACTTAAGCAGGTGCGCTTTCGCGGCGAGCTGAATGCCTGGTACGTGCAGGCCACCGTCCGGCCCGACGCCGCGCCCGGCATTGAATTACGGCTGCCTGAAGAGATCGTTCTGGAATACGGCTTTAGCAAGGTCCGCCGCGCACTGTCGCTGCGGGTCAGCATCCGCGGGAAACAGGCCAACCGCCTGGCGGAGGAAATCTGGCTACAGCTGGGGCTGGCCAACGTGGGCCAGAGCATGTGCCAGAAACTGGGCTACCCCACCGACTGGTTTAACGTGGTCAGAAACGGCAACGCCAATCTGCACGCGGTGGAGTTTGCGCGCACCGAACAGTGGACGCTGGAGCCTCTCGACGCGCCGCTGCTGGCGCTATACCAGCCGAAGATCCTTTGCTTTGGCGAGCCGACCGCTTCACGCGTCAGCCTCTACGGGCAGCTCTATAACAACATCTGGGGCACCAACTTCCCGATGTGGTACGACGACGATATTCACGCGAAGTACCGCGTCTATTTTAAAGACAAAGGGGAGGCGCAATGA
- a CDS encoding OprD family porin: MKKKLTLVALSIIASAPAFASQQSDSQGFIDDSHLDIFLRNAYIKRDYRDGLHDKSEWGQGVIATFQSGFTQGPIGFGVDGIAQYGVRLDGGRGNSGAGGIDFFAQDNDGRAKSDLAKFGATAKMRFSNTVLSYGNQRPTLPILYADDSRLLYETYTGTMLTSKEIAGLEVNAGYFTDEQRKSDDSHNSGLKSITFGGASYQFNDQLSGALYASHVEDVLNKQYLGLNYAQPLSEKQKLVFDFNGYNSRLEQEYADSLNTGRSNSIWSLATSYIWDIHTFKIAYQQSSGSTGYNYGGYQNRGGVGDGGNTIWLANSYWSDFNGEDERSWQASYGLDFGGLGLPGLSWTTAYVRGDNIKTAETNNGKEHEWFNQVQYQVQDGPAKDLKFKVRYSVLRVSSNASDYNVSGNEVRVYVEYPFNAF, from the coding sequence GTGAAAAAGAAATTAACATTAGTTGCCTTAAGTATTATTGCCTCTGCGCCGGCTTTCGCTAGCCAGCAATCTGACAGCCAGGGTTTTATTGACGACAGTCATCTGGATATCTTTTTACGTAACGCCTATATCAAACGCGATTACCGCGATGGCCTGCACGATAAAAGCGAATGGGGTCAGGGCGTTATTGCGACCTTCCAGTCCGGCTTTACCCAGGGCCCAATCGGCTTTGGCGTAGACGGCATCGCCCAGTACGGCGTGCGTCTTGACGGCGGGCGTGGCAACAGCGGCGCGGGTGGTATTGACTTCTTTGCGCAGGATAACGACGGTCGCGCGAAATCCGATCTGGCCAAATTTGGCGCAACCGCCAAAATGCGTTTTTCTAACACCGTGCTGAGCTACGGTAACCAGCGCCCGACGCTGCCCATTCTCTACGCCGACGACTCGCGCCTGCTGTATGAAACCTACACCGGGACGATGCTGACCTCAAAAGAGATCGCCGGTCTGGAAGTTAACGCCGGTTACTTTACCGACGAACAGCGTAAAAGCGACGACAGCCACAACAGCGGTCTGAAAAGCATCACCTTCGGCGGTGCCAGCTATCAGTTCAACGACCAACTGAGCGGCGCGCTGTACGCGTCTCACGTGGAAGATGTCCTGAACAAGCAGTATCTCGGCCTGAACTACGCGCAGCCGTTGAGCGAAAAACAAAAACTGGTCTTCGACTTTAACGGCTATAACTCACGCCTGGAGCAGGAATACGCCGACTCGCTGAACACCGGACGCAGCAACAGCATCTGGAGCCTGGCGACCAGCTACATCTGGGATATTCATACCTTCAAGATCGCCTACCAGCAGAGCAGCGGCAGCACCGGCTATAACTACGGCGGCTATCAGAACCGTGGCGGCGTCGGCGATGGCGGCAACACCATCTGGCTGGCGAACTCCTACTGGTCTGATTTTAACGGCGAAGATGAGCGCTCATGGCAGGCATCCTACGGCCTGGACTTCGGCGGCCTCGGCCTGCCGGGTCTGAGCTGGACCACCGCTTACGTTCGCGGCGATAACATCAAGACGGCTGAGACCAATAACGGTAAAGAACACGAGTGGTTTAACCAGGTGCAGTACCAGGTTCAGGACGGCCCGGCAAAAGATCTGAAGTTTAAAGTGCGCTACTCGGTGCTGCGTGTGTCCAGCAACGCCAGCGACTATAACGTCAGCGGGAATGAAGTGCGCGTGTACGTCGAGTATCCGTTTAACGCATTCTAA
- the tkt gene encoding transketolase produces MSSRKELANAIRALSMDAVQKAKSGHPGAPMGMADIAEVLWRDFMNHNPQNPSWADRDRFVLSNGHGSMLIYSLLHLTGYDLPMEELKNFRQLHSKTPGHPEVGYTAGVETTTGPLGQGIANAVGMAIAEKTLAAQFNRPGHDIVDHFTYAFMGDGCMMEGISHEVCSLAGTLKLGKLIAFYDDNGISIDGHVEGWFTDDTAKRFEAYHWHVIRDIDGHDAEAIKRAVEEARKVTDKPSLLMCKTVIGFGSPNKAGTHDSHGAPLGEAEVALTREALGWKYAPFEIPADIYAQWDAKEAGKAKEAAWNDKFAAYAKAFPQEAAEFTRRMKGDMPSDFDAKANEFIAKLQANPAKIASRKASQNAIEAFGHLLPEFLGGSADLAPSNLTIWSGSKAINEDTAGNYIHYGVREFGMTAIANGIALHGGFLPYTSTFLMFVEYARNAVRMAALMKQRQVMVYTHDSIGLGEDGPTHQPVEQIASLRVTPNMSTWRPCDQVESAIAWKYGVERHDGPTALILSRQNLAQQERTEAQLANVARGGYVLKDCDGQPELIFIATGSEVELAVAAYEKLTAEGVKARVVSMPSTDAFDKQDAAYRESVLPKAVSARVAIEAGIADYWFKYVGLNGAIVGMTTFGESAPAEQLFEEFGFTVDNVVAKAKGLL; encoded by the coding sequence ATGTCCTCACGTAAAGAGCTTGCTAATGCTATTCGTGCGCTGAGCATGGACGCAGTACAGAAAGCCAAATCCGGTCACCCGGGTGCCCCGATGGGTATGGCTGACATTGCCGAAGTCCTGTGGCGTGATTTTATGAACCATAACCCACAAAATCCGTCCTGGGCTGACCGTGACCGCTTTGTGCTGTCTAACGGCCACGGCTCCATGCTGATCTACAGCCTGCTGCACCTCACCGGTTACGATCTGCCGATGGAAGAGCTGAAAAACTTCCGTCAGCTGCACTCCAAAACGCCGGGTCACCCGGAAGTTGGCTACACCGCTGGCGTTGAGACCACCACCGGTCCGCTGGGGCAGGGTATTGCAAACGCCGTAGGTATGGCTATTGCAGAAAAAACGCTGGCGGCGCAGTTCAACCGCCCGGGTCACGACATCGTTGACCACTTCACCTATGCATTCATGGGCGATGGCTGCATGATGGAAGGCATTTCTCACGAAGTGTGCTCCCTGGCCGGTACCCTGAAGCTGGGTAAACTGATTGCCTTCTATGATGACAACGGTATCTCCATCGACGGCCACGTTGAAGGCTGGTTCACCGATGACACCGCGAAGCGTTTCGAAGCCTACCACTGGCACGTGATCCGCGATATCGACGGTCACGATGCTGAAGCGATTAAACGTGCGGTAGAAGAAGCGCGTAAAGTCACCGACAAACCGTCGCTGCTGATGTGCAAAACCGTTATCGGCTTCGGTTCACCGAACAAAGCAGGTACGCACGACTCTCACGGTGCCCCGCTGGGCGAAGCCGAAGTGGCGCTGACCCGTGAAGCGCTGGGCTGGAAATACGCGCCGTTTGAAATCCCGGCTGACATCTACGCGCAGTGGGATGCCAAAGAAGCAGGAAAAGCGAAAGAAGCCGCCTGGAACGACAAGTTTGCTGCCTATGCGAAAGCATTCCCTCAGGAAGCGGCTGAGTTTACCCGTCGTATGAAAGGCGATATGCCGTCTGATTTCGATGCGAAAGCGAATGAGTTCATCGCTAAGCTGCAGGCTAACCCGGCGAAAATCGCCAGCCGTAAAGCTTCTCAGAACGCAATCGAAGCCTTTGGCCATCTGCTGCCTGAATTCCTCGGCGGCTCTGCTGACCTGGCACCGTCTAACCTGACCATCTGGTCTGGTTCAAAAGCGATCAACGAAGATACCGCAGGCAACTACATTCACTATGGCGTGCGTGAGTTTGGTATGACCGCAATCGCGAACGGTATCGCGCTGCACGGTGGTTTCCTGCCGTACACCTCTACCTTCCTGATGTTCGTTGAGTACGCGCGTAACGCCGTGCGTATGGCAGCGCTGATGAAACAGCGTCAGGTTATGGTCTACACCCACGACTCTATCGGTCTGGGCGAAGACGGCCCGACGCACCAGCCGGTAGAGCAGATTGCTTCCCTGCGCGTGACGCCGAACATGAGCACATGGCGTCCGTGTGACCAGGTTGAGTCCGCGATTGCGTGGAAATACGGCGTTGAGCGTCATGACGGCCCGACCGCGCTGATCCTCTCCCGTCAGAACCTGGCGCAGCAGGAACGTACTGAAGCGCAGCTGGCTAACGTGGCGCGCGGCGGCTACGTGCTGAAAGATTGTGACGGTCAGCCTGAACTGATCTTCATCGCGACCGGTTCTGAAGTTGAGCTGGCGGTTGCGGCGTATGAAAAACTGACCGCTGAAGGCGTGAAGGCGCGCGTGGTTTCCATGCCGTCTACCGACGCGTTCGACAAGCAGGATGCGGCTTACCGTGAATCCGTGCTGCCGAAAGCCGTGAGTGCACGCGTCGCTATCGAAGCGGGCATCGCCGACTACTGGTTTAAATACGTGGGCCTGAACGGCGCTATCGTGGGCATGACCACCTTCGGTGAGTCTGCGCCAGCAGAGCAGCTGTTCGAAGAGTTTGGCTTCACCGTGGATAACGTGGTTGCGAAGGCGAAAGGCCTGCTGTAA